A single Aspergillus chevalieri M1 DNA, chromosome 3, nearly complete sequence DNA region contains:
- a CDS encoding glutamine--tRNA ligase (BUSCO:EOG09260WYQ;~COG:J;~EggNog:ENOG410PG6P;~InterPro:IPR020056,IPR000924,IPR020059,IPR020058, IPR001412,IPR014729,IPR004514,IPR011035;~PFAM:PF00749,PF03950;~go_component: GO:0005737 - cytoplasm [Evidence IEA];~go_function: GO:0000166 - nucleotide binding [Evidence IEA];~go_function: GO:0004812 - aminoacyl-tRNA ligase activity [Evidence IEA];~go_function: GO:0004819 - glutamine-tRNA ligase activity [Evidence IEA];~go_function: GO:0005524 - ATP binding [Evidence IEA];~go_process: GO:0006412 - translation [Evidence IEA];~go_process: GO:0006418 - tRNA aminoacylation for protein translation [Evidence IEA];~go_process: GO:0006425 - glutaminyl-tRNA aminoacylation [Evidence IEA];~go_process: GO:0043039 - tRNA aminoacylation [Evidence IEA]) — translation MESKAQETTLPLRPAADVKPPQEQPPAEPQESQESTSKKKEKKEKKAAEKAAKKEQAAKQPKQPKGPAPPKAKKEPAAPTDPEQMFKEGFLHQVYHERPEETVTTRFPPEPNGYLHIGHSKAIAINFGFAKYHGGKCNLRYDDTNPAGEEQEYFESIRDIVQWLGFKPAAITYSSDHFDRLYELAEELIRRDGAYVCHCSKAEIEVQRGGGDGGKGKERFACAHRDRPIEESLKEFRAMRDGKYQPKEASLRMKQDLNNPNPQMWDLAAYRILEDNDHFRTGTKWKIYPTYDFTHCLVDSFENITHSLCTTEFELSRESYNWLINKLDVFKPMQREYGRLNLTGTVLSKRKLNQLVRENHVRGWDDPRLYTLIGLRRRGIPPGAIRAFVNELGVTKNVTNIEINRFEQSIRSYLEFSVPRLMMVLDPIEVIIDDLPDDHLEMIEQPFAPKDPSFGSHQLPFTKRVFIDRSDFREVDSPDYFRMAPGKPVGLLKAPYPVTAKSFEKDESGRVTVVHASYDKPADGSAPKKPKAFIQWVANSPAHNSPVKAEARLLNPLFQSNNPSAHPSGNFLNDINPNSEDIYPNAMIEVGFHDIRQRAPWPAEDRKALEENGIQPGPEGVRFQAMRIAYFAMDRDTTDDKVVLNRIVNLKEGA, via the exons ATGGAGTCCAAG GCCCAGGAAACCACCCTACCCCTCCGTCCAGCTGCGGACGTGAAACCTCCCCAAGAACAGCCCCCCGCGGAGCCCCAAGAATCGCAGGAGTCAACATctaagaagaaggaaaagaaggagaagaaggccgcCGAGAAGGCTgccaagaaggaacaggcgGCCAAGCAGCCCAAGCAACCCAAGGGTCCCGCACCTCCCAAGGCGAAGAAGGAACCCGCCGCCCCTACCGACCCCGAGCAGATGTTCAAGGAAGGTTTCTTGCACCAGGTCTACCACGAACGCCCCGAGGAGACCGTTACCACTCGATTTCCCCCGGAACCAAACGGTTACTTGCATATCGGTCACAGCAAGGCTATTGCAATCAACTTTGGTTTCGCCAAGTACCACGGGGGCAAGTGTAATCTGCGATACGATGATACCAACCCGGCCGGTGAGGAACAGGAGTACTTCGAGTCGATCAGGGATATTGTTCAGTGGCTGGGCTTCAAGCCGGCTGCTATCACTTATTCCAGTGACCACTTTGACCGGTTGTATGAGCTGGCAGAGGAGCTGATTAGGAGGGATGGGGCCTACGTTTGCCACTGCTCGA AGGCCGAAATCGAAGTCCAGAGAGGTGGAGGAGACGGAGGAAAGGGCAAGGAGCGTTTTGCGTGCGCGCACCGTGACCGCCCGATCGAGGAGTCGCTCAAGGAGTTCCGAGCCATGCGCGATGGAAAATACCAGCCCAAGGAAGCTTCCCTTCGGATGAAGCAGGATCTCAACAACCCCAACCCTCAGATGTGGGATCTTGCGGCGTACCGTATCCTCGAAGACAATGACCACTTCCGGACCGGTACCAAATGGAAGATCTATCCGACATATG ATTTCACACATTGCCTTGTCGATAGTTTCGAAAACATCACTCACTCCCTCTGCACCACCGAGTTTGAGCTCTCGCGTGAGTCGTACAACTGGCTCATCAACAAGCTGGATGTCTTCAAGCCTATGCAGAGAGAATACGGTCGTCTCAATCTGACCGGAACGGTTCTTTCCAAGCGCAAGTTGAACCAGCTCGTTCGGGAGAACCATGTGCGAGGCTGGGACGACCCTCGCCTGTACACTCTGATTGGTCTTCGTCGCCGTGGTATTCCCCCGGGTGCTATTCGTGCGTTTGTCAATGAGTTGGGTGTCACCAAGAACGTGACAAACATCGAGATCAACCGCTTTGAGCAGTCTATCCGTTCTTACTTGGAATTCTCGGTGCCCCGTTTGATGATGGTGCTGGATCCTATTGAGGTTATTATCGATGATTTGCCCGACGACCATCTGGAGATGATCGAGCAGCCTTTTGCCCCCAAGGACCCTTCGTTTGGT TCCCACCAATTGCCCTTTACCAAGCGTGTGTTCATTGACCGGAGTGACTTCCGTGAGGTGGACTCGCCGGACTATTTCCGTATGGCCCCTGGCAAGCCCGTTGGTCTGCTGAAAGCTCCCTACCCGGTGACTGCCAAATCATTCGAGAAGGATGAGTCTGGTCGGGTCACGGTGGTCCATGCCAGCTACGACAAGCCTGCTGATGGGTCCGCAcccaagaagcccaaggC tttcatccaaTGGGTCGCCAACAGCCCGGCACACAACAGCCCGGTCAAGGCAGAGGCACGCTTGCTCAACCCGCTCTTCCAGTCGAATAACCCCTCGGCTCACCCCTCGGGCAACTTCCTGAATGACATCAACCCCAACTCTGAAGATATCTACCCCAACGCCATGATTGAGGTGGGCTTCCACGACATCCGCCAGCGCGCTCCCTGGCCGGCAGAGGACCGGAAGGCCCTTGAAGAAAACGGTATCCAGCCCGGACCTGAGGGCGTGCGGTTCCAGGCGATGCGGATTGCGTACTTTGCCATGGACCGGGATACGACGGACGACAAAGTTGTGTTGAACCGGATTGTGAACTTGAAGGAGGGTGCATAG
- a CDS encoding putative MFS transporter (COG:G;~EggNog:ENOG410QDIX;~InterPro:IPR020846,IPR011701,IPR036259;~PFAM:PF07690;~SMCOG1106:major facilitator transporter;~TransMembrane:12 (i51-68o92-110i122-139o151-172i184-206o212-234i283-307o319-339i351-370o376-399i411-431o443-466i);~antiSMASH:Cluster_3.1;~go_function: GO:0022857 - transmembrane transporter activity [Evidence IEA];~go_process: GO:0055085 - transmembrane transport [Evidence IEA]), with amino-acid sequence MESQKQPHTVEDGVEVSTTSSGKVDDNYDIYKRYQGIEYTEEEAKRVLRKIDCRVVPILFLIYLIQYLDKNSLNFASVYGLKTATKLEGQDYSWLGSIFYIGYLVAQWPAGYALQRLPIGKFLSITTFIWGGLLMTTPACHNFPGIATNRLLLGILEAAVNPGFVLMMGIWYTAKEQPLRLEAYYCTNGIATMFGGLIGYAVGHITTGLERWMYVFIIFGAFSIATAIISIIWLPDLPSTARFLTERERAIAVERVAINRQGVKNHHFKWDQVWQAARDPKTWLLFIMAVGAQVPNSALTSFTSIIVKSFGFDTLGTQYLQIPGGAVQFLSLLGGGITATRYADRFHARSTCMIVANLICILGAGLLVGLPDSNQWGRLVALWLCYFQGLGFSMSLTMISSNIAGSTKKQITGAVVFTGYCVGNIIGPQTFKDSEAPGYHSAYVAMLVGYAVKLAAITGLYVYMYLDNKKRDREASVEVYGEDVVKDGIEKGMMDQTELENRAFRYVL; translated from the exons ATGGAATCCCAGAAACAGCCGCATACCGTGGAAGATGGCGTGGAAGTATCAACGACAAGCTCTGGGAAGGTCGATGACAACTATGATATCTATAAGCGGTATCAGGGCATTGAGTATACTGAGGAGGAGGCTAAGCGGGTTCTTCGCAAGATTGATTGCCGGGTTGTTCCTATTCTGTTCTTGATCTATTTGATTCAGTATCTGGACAAGAACAGTTTGAACTTTGCGTCAGTGTATGGGTTGAAGACGGCGACGAAATTGGAGGGACAGGATTATTCATGGCTGG GATCGATATTCTATATCGGATACCTCGTCGCCCAATGGCCAGCCGGATATGCCTTGCAGAGACTGCCGATTGGGAAGTTTCTCAGCATCACGACATTCA TCTGGGGAGGTCTCCTCATGACAACACCGGCCTGCCACAACTTCCCGGGTATCGCTACCAACCGCTTACTCCTGGGTATCCTCGAAGCCGCAGTTAACCCAGGTTTCGTGTTGATGATGGGTATTTGGTACACTGCTAAAGAGCAACCGCTGCGGTTGGAGGCGTACTACTGCACCAACGGAATCGCAACCATGTTTGGAGG CCTAATCGGCTACGCCGTCGGCCACATCACAACCGGCCTCGAACGCTGGATGtacgtcttcatcatcttcggCGCCTTCTCCATAGCCACCGCtatcatctccatcatctGGCTGCCCGATCTCCCCTCCACAGCAAGATTCCTCACCGAGCGCGAACGAGCCATTGCCGTCGAACGCGTCGCCATCAACCGACAAGGAGTCAAGAACCACCACTTCAAATGGGACCAGGTGTGGCAGGCCGCTCGTGATCCGAAGACTTGGCTGTTGTTCATCATGGCCGTGGGTGCGCAGGTGCCCAACTCCGCGCTTACAAGCTTTACCTCGATTATCGTCAAGTCTTTCGGCTTCGACACACTCGGCACACAATATCTCCAAATCCCCGGCGGTGCCGTGCaattcctctccctcctcggCGGAGGCATCACAGCAACTAGATACGCAGACCGTTTCCACGCCCGCAGCACCTGCATGATTGTCGCTAATCTCATCTGCATCCTCGGTGCGGGACTACTAGTCGGCCTCCCGGATTCCAATCAATGGGGCCGTCTGGTTGCGCTTTGGCTGTGCTATTTCCAGGGTCTGGGATTCAGCATGAGCTTGACGATGATTAGTTCGAATATCGCGGGGTCCACGAAGAAGCAGATCACGGGGGCTGTGGTGTTTACGGGGTACTGTGTGGGGAATATTATCGGGCCGCAGACGTTCAAGGATAGTGAGGCGCCGGGGTATCATAGCGCTTATGTTGC GATGTTGGTTGGGTATGCTGTGAAACTTGCGGCTATCACCGGTCTCTACGTGTATATGTATCTTGATAATAAGAAACGGGATCGTGAGGCTTCTGTCGAGGTGTATGGGGAGGATGTTGTTAAGGATGGCATTGAGAAAGGGATGATG GACCAAACGGAACTCGAAAACAGGGCGTTTAGATATGTTTTATGA
- a CDS encoding mandelate racemase/muconate lactonizing enzyme family protein (COG:S;~EggNog:ENOG410PWIN;~InterPro:IPR029065,IPR013341,IPR036849,IPR034593, IPR029017;~PFAM:PF13378,PF02746): protein MGLLCQSPDFREENQDIPVCNARYPKLRTCYKRISSSVCLKPRRNMTGLEIARIDVFQVDLPYAGGVYRLSGGRNYTSFDATIVRITTQNGLEGWGESTPFGSTFVASHALGVRAGIAEIAPKLIGLDPRRVDRINDAMDAALIGHAHAKTAIDVACWDIFGKSVGLPVCELLGGRTDARLPIISSIPVDDPEAMRKNVADHRKRGYKGHSVKIGGEPAADAARIAASLADKQHDEFFIVDANGGLSVEIALRMLRLLPDGLDFILKAPCPTWRECLSLRRRTDIPMSIDELATDEVSIVQLVADDAAESIGLKVSKTGGLTRCRRVRDIALAAGYTTSVQETTGSDIAFAAIVHLGQTVPVRSLRCILESREMVTLKTADGAFDVHDGYISAPTTPGLGIEPRLDVLGEPVASYD, encoded by the coding sequence ATGGGCCTCTTGTGTCAGAGCCCTGACTTCCGCGAGGAAAATCAAGACATTCCTGTCTGTAACGCGCGATACCCGAAGCTGCGGACCTGTTACAAGCGAATTTCATCCTCTGTCTGCCTTAAACCGCGACGAAACATGACGGGTCTGGAAATCGCACGGATCGATGTTTTCCAAGTTGACCTGCCATACGCAGGAGGTGTCTATCGTCTATCTGGGGGCCGGAATTATACCAGTTTCGACGCCACGATTGTTCGGATCACGACCCAGAACGGACTTGAGGGCTGGGGGGAAAGCACCCCTTTCGGCTCTACTTTTGTCGCGTCCCATGCCCTTGGGGTCAGAGCTGGTATAGCTGAAATTGCCCCCAAGCTGATCGGGCTGGATCCGCGAAGAGTCGATCGTATCAATGATGCTATGGATGCTGCACTCATCGGTCACGCACATGCCAAAACAGCGATCGATGTTGCCTGCTGGGATATATTTGGGAAGTCAGTTGGACTTCCTGTCTGCGAGCTATTGGGCGGTCGCACTGATGCTAGGTTGCCGATTATTTCGTCCATCCCCGTGGATGATCCGGAGGCCATGCGCAAAAACGTGGCTGATCATCGGAAAAGAGGGTACAAAGGGCACTCGGTCAAGATTGGAGGTGAACCTGCAGCTGACGCCGCGCGCATCGCAGCGTCTCTCGCTGACAAGCAGCATGACGAGTTCTTCATTGTTGATGCTAATGGCGGACTGTCTGTTGAAATCGCTCTGCGAATGTTGAGGCTACTGCCTGACGGACTGGATTTCATCCTGAAAGCACCTTGTCCCACATGGCGCGAGTGTCTCTCTCTCCGCCGAAGAACCGATATACCCATGAGCATAGACGAACTTGCAACCGATGAGGTGTCCATTGTGCAGCTTGTTGCGGACGATGCGGCAGAAAGCATTGGGTTGAAAGTTTCCAAGACGGGTGGTCTAACCAGGTGCCGCCGTGTGCGGGATATTGCTCTGGCCGCAGGCTATACGACAAGTGTACAGGAAACGACGGGCTCAGATATTGCGTTTGCGGCGATAGTTCACCTGGGGCAGACGGTCCCAGTGCGATCATTGCGTTGCATTCTTGAAAGTCGGGAAATGGTCACGCTCAAGACGGCGGACGGCGCGTTTGATGTACACGATGGCTATATCTCAGCGCCCACCACGCCGGGCCTAGGAATTGAACCTCGCTTAGATGTGCTGGGAGAACCTGTCGCTAGCTACGATTAA
- a CDS encoding uncharacterized protein (CAZy:AA3;~COG:E;~EggNog:ENOG410PH8X;~InterPro:IPR036188,IPR012400,IPR000172,IPR007867;~PFAM:PF00732,PF05199;~go_function: GO:0016614 - oxidoreductase activity, acting on CH-OH group of donors [Evidence IEA];~go_function: GO:0046577 - long-chain-alcohol oxidase activity [Evidence IEA];~go_function: GO:0050660 - flavin adenine dinucleotide binding [Evidence IEA];~go_process: GO:0055114 - oxidation-reduction process [Evidence IEA]), translating to MAEQAVSTYTPLDAPVPPVPTAEVFSELQWQTLLALADTVIPSVKAREGPHSSNDKVVSSSEVDKAVSTLAASIPGPDANQLAVRYLEERPSTNPHFRDAIQRLFAEWVPDEGKNGMSMILSALNSKPGSLVLTGSTTPIAEQPVEVRERIFRGWETSRLKPVRAVYKALTAIFKKTWVTVSPTVCSVVGFPRVPIHGKPVDGHEYEFLQIPPGDEPETIETDVVIVGSGCGGGVAAKNLAEAGHKVLVVEKSYHHSTKHFPMKFSEGFTNLFESGGATMSDDGSMAVLSGSTWGGGGTVNWSASLQTQGYVRQEWANAGLPFFTSLEFQMALDRVCDRMGVNSDIEHNYSNRVILEGARKLGYAAKPVPQNTGNGEHYCGYCTMGCHSTGKKGPTESYLADAAKAGAKFMEGFRANKVLFDQTAGGRVASGVEGTWTSRDTHFGTSGDAVTRKVIIKAKTVVVSCGTLHSPLLLLRSGLKNSHIGKHLHLHPVSLNAAVFDDEVRPWEGSALTTVVNEFENMDGQGHGVKIENLSMLPAVFIPTFPWRDGLDYKMWAAKFSRMSGFITLTKERDAGRVYPDPVDGRCRIDYTVSNYDRKHMLEALIATAKIAYISGAREFHSSCRELPPFIRSSDSTEASEGTNSADLQEWIAEVRRHPPLDPERTLFASAHQMGTCRMGKSPRTSVVDADCQVWGTKGLYVLDASVFPSASGVNPMVTNMAIADWASRNIAKSMTRNGNVMARL from the coding sequence ATGGCAGAGCAAGCGGTCTCGACTTATACCCCGTTGGATGCGCCGGTTCCCCCCGTTCCTACCGCTGAGGTATTCTCGGAACTACAATGGCAAACACTTTTGGCTCTGGCGGATACGGTCATCCCCTCTGTCAAGGCCCGGGAAGGTCCACACTCGTCCAATGATAAAGTCGTGTCGTCGTCGGAGGTGGATAAGGCCGTTTCGACGCTGGCTGCCAGTATCCCCGGTCCGGATGCGAACCAACTCGCAGTGCGATACCTCGAGGAACGTCCGTCCACGAATCCACACTTCCGGGATGCGATCCAACGTCTATTCGCGGAATGGGTGCCCGATGAGGGTAAAAATGGGATGTCGATGATTTTGAGTGCTCTCAACTCAAAACCCGGTTCTCTCGTTCTCACGGGCTCGACTACACCTATTGCGGAACAACCTGTGGAAGTTCGTGAGAGGATATTTCGAGGATGGGAAACTTCGCGTCTGAAGCCGGTCCGGGCCGTTTACAAGGCTCTCACGGCCATTTTCAAGAAGACATGGGTCACTGTGAGTCCGACCGTTTGCTCGGTTGTCGGTTTTCCTCGAGTCCCCATTCATGGGAAGCCTGTAGACGGCCACGAGTATGAATTCCTGCAGATCCCGCCCGGTGACGAACCAGAGACGATCGAGACCGACGTTGTCATTGTGGGCAGTGGCTGTGGAGGAGGCGTTGCGGCCAAGAATCTCGCCGAAGCAGGTCACAAGGTGCTTGTCGTGGAGAAGTCCTATCACCATTCGACAAAGCATTTCCCGATGAAGTTCAGCGAGGGTTTCACGAACCTGTTTGAAAGCGGTGGTGCTACCATGAGCGATGACGGCTCCATGGCCGTGCTTTCAGGATCCACCTGGGGAGGTGGTGGTACGGTAAATTGGTCGGCTTCGCTTCAAACACAAGGCTACGTTCGTCAGGAGTGGGCCAATGCAGGTCTTCCATTCTTTACGTCGTTGGAATTTCAAATGGCTCTGGATCGGGTTTGTGATCGGATGGGGGTGAACTCTGACATCGAGCACAATTACAGCAACCGGGTCATCCTCGAAGGGGCGCGTAAGCTGGGTTACGCAGCCAAACCGGTTCCCCAGAACACCGGGAATGGCGAGCACTACTGTGGATACTGTACGATGGGCTGTCACTCGACCGGAAAGAAGGGACCAACCGAATCTTATCTGGCGGACGCAGCAAAGGCCGGTGCCAAGTTTATGGAAGGCTTCCGCGCGAACAAGGTACTGTTTGATCAGACAGCCGGAGGACGAGTGGCCAGCGGTGTGGAGGGTACCTGGACCTCCAGAGACACTCACTTTGGTACCAGCGGTGATGCCGTGACCCGAAAAGTTATCATCAAAGCGAAGACGGTTGTCGTTTCTTGCGGGACCCTGCATAGTCCTCTTCTTTTGCTGCGCAGCGGGTTGAAGAATTCGCATATTGGCAaacatcttcatcttcatccggTTTCCTTGAATGCTGCGGTCTTTGATGACGAGGTCCGTCCTTGGGAGGGTTCAGCGTTGACCACGGTTGTCAATGAATTTGAGAATATGGATGGGCAAGGGCACGGTGTCAAGATTGAGAATCTTTCCATGTTACCGGCTGTTTTCATTCCCACGTTCCCCTGGCGCGATGGACTGGATTACAAGATGTGGGCGGCCAAATTCTCGCGGATGTCGGGCTTTATCACCCTTACGAAAGAGCGCGATGCTGGACGAGTATACCCCGATCCTGTTGATGGGCGGTGTCGCATTGACTACACGGTTTCGAACTACGACCGGAAGCACATGCTGGAAGCGCTGATTGCGACGGCGAAGATCGCATACATTTCAGGAGCCAGGGAATTCCACTCGAGCTGCCGGGAACTGCCTCCGTTCATTCGATCATCAGACTCGACAGAAGCATCGGAAGGCACGAACAGCGCGGATCTGCAGGAGTGGATTGCAGAAGTGCGTCGCCATCCCCCTCTCGATCCGGAGCGGACCTTGTTCGCCAGCGCACACCAGATGGGCACGTGTCGTATGGGCAAGTCGCCGCGGACGAGCGTTGTGGATGCGGATTGTCAGGTCTGGGGGACCAAGGGACTGTATGTGCTTGATGCGTCGGTGTTCCCTAGTGCCAGTGGAGTGAACCCGATGGTGACCAACATGGCGATTGCGGACTGGGCGAGTCGGAACATTGCCAAGTCGATGACGCGGAATGGTAATGTGATGGCTCGACTGTAG
- a CDS encoding zinc-dependent alcohol dehydrogenase family protein (COG:Q;~EggNog:ENOG410PKZW;~InterPro:IPR013154,IPR013149,IPR036291,IPR011032, IPR020843;~PFAM:PF00107,PF08240,PF13602;~go_function: GO:0016491 - oxidoreductase activity [Evidence IEA];~go_process: GO:0055114 - oxidation-reduction process [Evidence IEA]), which produces MTTATIITRRAFRRTDDYTPGTPKLKYVEEVLPPLGLTSVLIKIHAISLNYRDANIANGGNPWPVLPNGILCNDAAGEVVATGEKVKNLAVGDKVAPIIDTKYITGRELGRSWLAADEDGVMADHVVFDEEVVVKLPDHLDFISAATIPCAGVTAWSALKGMSIGQTVLIQGTGGVSVFALKLARAAGLQVILTSSSDHKLEKMKEKYPNPPLLTVNYSKIPDWHEEVLRLTDGVGVDIVVENGGTPSLIQSMKCTRRGGIVSQVGYLGKQNPQDLAELVPIIIDRRVVLRGINAGSKYDTEDFCAALSATKVQLDDLIDSTFPFEKAEEAVEYIWQGKQVGKLVLCL; this is translated from the exons ATGACAACCGCTACGATCATAACCCGTCGGGCATTTCGCCGGACCGACGACTACACCCCGGGCACCCCGAAGTTGAAGTATGTGGAGGAAGTTCTGCCTCCTCTCGGTCTGACATCGGTCTTGATAAAAATTCATGCAATTTCTCTGAATTACCGGGATGCCAACATCGCGAACGGTGGGAATCCCTGGCCCGTGTTACCGAACGGTATACTATGCAATGATGCAGCAGGTGAAGTGGTCGCTACTGGTGAAAAGGTGAAGAACCTTGCTGTCGGTGACAAAGTAGCCCCTATTATCGACACAAAGTACATAACCGGGCGAGAGCTAGGCCGCTCCTGGCTAGCTGCTGATGAAGACGGTGTTATGGCGGACCATGTCGTTTTCGACGAGGAGGTTGTAGTCAAACTTCCAGATCATCTTGACTTTATCAGCGCTGCAACGATTCCTTGCGCTGGAGTTACTGCGTGGTCGGCACTAAAAGGCATGAGTATCGGTCAGACTGTCTTGATTCAAG GAACTGGTGGAGTCAGTGTGTTTGCACTGAAGCTTGCTCGAGCCGCGGGTCTTCAAGTGATCTTGACATCCTCGAGTGATCACAAactggagaagatgaaggagaaatatccaaatccaccaCTGTTGACAGTCAACTATTCCAAAATTCCAGACTGGCATGAGGAAGTTCTAAGGCTTActgatggtgttggtgttgataTTGTGGTTGAAAATGGTGGTACCCCATCATTAATTCAGTCTATGAAATGTACTCGAAGGGGTGGGATTGTTAGCCAAGTTGGATATCTCGGCAAGCAGAATCCCCAAGACCTGGCTGAGCTCGTTCCGATTATCATTGACAGACGGGTTGTCTTAAG GGGTATCAATGCAGGATCTAAGTATGACACTGAAGATTTCTGTGCTGCCCTGTCAGCTACCAAGGTGCAACTGGACGACCTGATCGACTCAACCTTTCCTTTTGAAAAGGCCGAGGAGGCAGTTGAGTATATTTGGCAGGGAAAACAGGTCGGGAAGCTTGTTCTTTGTCTCTAG
- a CDS encoding uncharacterized protein (COG:E;~EggNog:ENOG410PJ18;~InterPro:IPR013057;~TransMembrane:9 (i27-48o54-81i102-123o149-173i185-207o227-248i268-291o297-320i332-356o)): protein MSEAPKIEEEDAVFGEITEEGPNYRNVGFLGTVILMMKTQIGLGLLSVPGAFDVLGIVPGIICLCAISCITTWSAYIIGTFKLHHREVYGIDDAGHLICGQVGRGVLSIAFCLFIIVTIAVGVQDRPATAPQTDTPWVPDYKIIGKPTFTSAISAVSTLLFAFSGTPGFFAIVSEMRNPRQYTRAVLICQVFVTVLFAVVGCVVYYYCGSYVASPALGSAGGTMKKVCYGLALPGLIVTMTIVAHIPAKYIFIHILRGSHHLTSNTPIHWMAWLGCTFGVVVIAYIIASAIPVFDGLVSLIGALLVPLMCFQPYGAMWLYDNWGQRRDTPKRWYFMVCWSVFVIVIGTFLMVAGTYGSVVGIIDTYKTSGGSSAFSCADNSNSV, encoded by the exons ATGTCCGAAGCGCCAaaaattgaagaagaagatgccGTGTTTGGAGAGATCACTGAAGAAGGGCCTAACTACCGTAAT GTGGGATTCCTGGGAACAGTTATCCTCATGATGAAGACCCAAATTGGCCTGGGTCTTTTGTCAGTCCCAGGTGCCTTTGACGTCCTGGGCATAGTCCCGGGCATcatctgcctttgtgctatctCCTGTATCACCACGTGGTCCGCCTACATAATTGGTACCTTCAAGCTTCACCATCGTGAAGTGTATGGTATTGATGACGCAGGGCATTTGATATGTGGTCAAGTTGGTCGTGGGGTCCTGTCAATAGCATTCTGTCTCT TCATTATCGTCACCATCGCTGTTGGCGTCCAAGACCGCCCGGCCACTGCACCGCAAACTGACACCCCCTGGGTCCCCGACTACAAAATCATCGGCAAACCAACCTTCACCAGCGCTATTAGTGCCGTATCTACACTTCTCTTCGCGTTTTCTGGTACACCGGGCTTTTTCGCTATCGTGTCGGAGATGCGCAACCCCCGCCAATACACTCGAGCGGTACTTATCTGCCAGGTTTTTGTGACAGTATTATTCGCTGTGGTTGGCTGCGTCGTCTACTATTACTGCGGATCATATGTCGCTTCTCCAGCACTCGGTTCTGCAGGCGGAACAATGAAGAAAGTTTGCTACGGGCTCGCATTGCCGGGGTTGATCGTTACAATGACGATTGTTGCACAC ATACCAGCGAAATACATCTTCATCCACATCCTCCGGGGCTCCCACCATTTAACCAGCAACACCCCAATACATTGGATGGCCTGGCTCGGCTGCACCTTCGGTGTTGTCGTGATCGCGTATATCATCGCCAGCGCAATCCCCGTCTTCGACGGACTAGTCTCACTTATCGGCGCCTTGCTCGTTCCACTCATGTGCTTTCAGCCATATGGGGCCATGTGGCTGTATGATAACTGGGGTCAGCGTAGGGACACGCCTAAGCGGTGGTATTTCATGGTTTGCTGGAGTGTTTTTGTGATAGTCATTGGGACCTTTTTGATGGTTGCGGGAACCTACGGATCTGTTGTTGGAATAATTGATACGTACAAGACGTCAGGAGGCTCTAGCGCTTTTTCCTGCGCTGATAACTCGAATTCTGTTTGA